In a single window of the Acidobacteriota bacterium genome:
- a CDS encoding C25 family cysteine peptidase: MLKHLSQNLSSLRPLNSVNHFVANFKPPISLTLIAVMALSLSLPVAVNAQRTSSNRSDSQTKAVVNLPIDKAREILSLHSFNATQYEDQVLIDWRSQYEINTLGFNVYREANGERTRINPSLILGSALSTGNAVAQVTDFRYAWSDSPRSAKGISVDSYWLEAINLQGLSQWFGPFPVINVSSKSPLTLRSPSVENLMQVEAGGSSFRQRQASLLSLNKTVPSLENAAPETGKDSAIPSLKIMIKEEGWYRLTQAEMSNAGWAIPTNLQNLQLWVDGQEQAIKVSKNQDGVVVEFYAMGMDSPYSTTRAYYLVAGLTAGQRMAQATVMGTPGQSSNYRATVQRKDRFIYFQSLPNGDQENFFGSLIGGAPVAQTLNVKNLCTDAASGYSELTIKLQGVTQTQHNINVSFNGTALGVISLISTGQGQATFAIPNALLLEGQNTVTLISQGGWSDLNLVDSIELTYPHRFFADNDAIKFSGKGGEALLIDGFTNPAVCVVDITNPQTPVEVATNVVATADGNFCTNVNVPGSGEHTLMALTVDRFKQADSLYIDHPSSLRQRTNSADFVIITTSSLAPTLEPLKTLRQKQRFTTQIIDIEDIYDEFSYGQKTPYAIKSFLTYAQSWKHQPGYVLLVGDASYDPKDYLGWGNTDVVPTKLIDSFFAEAASDDWLADTDGDEYADLAIGRLPARNVEEATILVGKILAYEQQTPLNEVVLISDANDVYDFEGESDRLKAIVGTSATVTQIKKGQIGATAARAQILDKLNQGPKLALYTGHGYVWSWRDNLITSDDPPLFTNRDSYTVYITLDCLNGFFQHPQLDGLAESFVKSEGGGVAAWCSSTLTFADQQDWMATSFFQQMFARNRHQSLMLGDAVKQAKSNITDRDVRLSWILFGDPTMALK, from the coding sequence ATGCTTAAACACTTGTCCCAAAATCTCAGTTCGCTTCGCCCCCTGAACTCAGTTAATCACTTCGTTGCCAATTTCAAACCGCCGATTTCCCTCACGCTCATTGCGGTGATGGCGCTTTCGCTCAGTTTACCGGTTGCGGTTAATGCGCAACGCACATCGAGCAATCGAAGCGATTCGCAAACCAAAGCGGTTGTAAATCTTCCGATTGATAAGGCAAGAGAGATTCTCAGCTTGCATTCATTCAATGCCACGCAATATGAGGATCAGGTTTTAATTGACTGGCGCAGTCAATATGAAATCAACACCCTGGGATTTAATGTTTATCGCGAAGCCAATGGCGAACGAACCCGAATCAATCCCTCACTCATTTTAGGCTCAGCACTCAGCACTGGAAATGCCGTGGCACAAGTTACCGATTTTCGTTATGCCTGGAGCGATTCCCCGCGAAGTGCGAAAGGAATCTCTGTTGACAGTTATTGGCTTGAAGCCATCAACCTGCAAGGATTGAGTCAGTGGTTCGGGCCCTTTCCGGTTATCAACGTTTCAAGTAAATCTCCGCTAACCCTGCGCTCGCCGAGCGTGGAAAATTTAATGCAGGTGGAGGCTGGCGGCAGTTCATTTCGTCAGCGACAGGCATCGTTGCTTTCGCTAAATAAAACCGTTCCGTCACTGGAAAACGCCGCACCCGAAACCGGTAAGGATTCTGCCATTCCATCTTTAAAAATAATGATTAAAGAAGAGGGCTGGTATCGTTTAACCCAAGCCGAGATGAGCAATGCCGGTTGGGCAATACCGACGAATTTACAAAACCTGCAACTCTGGGTCGATGGGCAGGAACAGGCAATTAAGGTTTCAAAAAATCAGGATGGAGTGGTGGTTGAATTTTACGCGATGGGAATGGATTCCCCTTATTCGACTACGCGAGCTTACTATTTGGTTGCGGGTTTAACTGCCGGTCAACGCATGGCACAGGCTACGGTTATGGGGACACCCGGTCAGTCTTCCAACTATCGCGCGACGGTACAACGCAAAGACCGTTTTATCTATTTCCAATCCTTGCCAAACGGCGACCAGGAAAATTTCTTTGGCTCATTGATTGGAGGTGCGCCGGTTGCTCAGACCTTGAATGTCAAAAACCTCTGCACTGATGCCGCATCCGGTTATTCGGAATTAACCATCAAACTACAAGGCGTGACCCAGACGCAGCACAACATCAATGTTTCATTCAATGGAACCGCTCTGGGAGTCATCTCGCTCATCAGTACCGGGCAAGGTCAAGCGACTTTTGCGATTCCCAACGCCTTACTGCTCGAAGGACAAAACACCGTCACGTTGATTTCGCAAGGAGGCTGGTCTGACCTCAATCTGGTCGATTCCATCGAACTTACCTACCCGCATCGTTTCTTCGCTGATAACGATGCCATCAAGTTTTCGGGTAAAGGTGGAGAGGCGTTATTAATAGATGGCTTCACCAACCCGGCAGTTTGTGTAGTGGATATTACCAATCCGCAAACCCCGGTTGAGGTTGCAACCAATGTCGTTGCCACAGCCGATGGCAACTTCTGTACGAATGTTAATGTTCCGGGAAGCGGCGAGCACACCTTGATGGCATTAACCGTTGACCGGTTTAAACAGGCGGATTCCTTATACATTGACCACCCTTCATCTTTGCGCCAACGGACGAATTCAGCCGATTTTGTCATCATTACAACCAGCAGTTTAGCGCCAACCTTGGAACCGTTAAAAACGCTCAGGCAAAAACAACGCTTCACCACCCAGATCATTGACATCGAAGACATCTATGACGAATTCAGTTACGGTCAAAAAACCCCGTATGCGATTAAGAGCTTTTTAACCTATGCTCAAAGCTGGAAACACCAGCCCGGATACGTGCTACTGGTTGGCGATGCGTCATACGATCCGAAAGATTACCTCGGCTGGGGCAATACGGATGTGGTGCCAACCAAACTCATCGATTCATTTTTTGCTGAAGCGGCGTCAGACGATTGGCTGGCGGATACCGATGGCGACGAATATGCCGATCTGGCTATCGGGCGGTTACCGGCGCGCAATGTCGAAGAGGCAACCATTCTGGTCGGGAAAATCCTCGCTTACGAGCAACAGACGCCGCTCAATGAAGTTGTGCTGATCAGCGATGCCAATGATGTTTACGATTTTGAAGGCGAATCCGACAGATTAAAAGCGATTGTCGGAACCAGCGCGACGGTCACGCAGATTAAAAAAGGACAAATCGGCGCAACCGCAGCGCGCGCGCAAATACTCGATAAATTGAATCAAGGACCGAAACTTGCGCTCTATACAGGGCACGGGTATGTGTGGAGTTGGCGAGATAATTTAATTACCTCAGACGACCCGCCGTTATTCACCAATCGCGACAGCTACACGGTGTATATCACGCTTGATTGTTTGAACGGCTTCTTCCAGCATCCGCAACTCGACGGCTTGGCTGAAAGTTTTGTGAAATCCGAAGGTGGCGGGGTGGCTGCATGGTGCTCGTCTACCCTTACCTTTGCAGATCAGCAGGATTGGATGGCGACGTCGTTCTTTCAACAGATGTTTGCGCGAAACCGGCATCAATCCCTGATGCTTGGCGATGCCGTTAAACAGGCGAAATCGAATATTACCGATAGGGATGTTCGACTGTCATGGATATTATTCGGTGACCCGACAATGGCATTGAAATAA